gaaatcaaatcaatatcTTACTATGAGGACTAAATTCTAGTTGCGCATACCTTCTTTTGTTTAAACTCTTGGACTCCCCGTGAGATTTGTTCtaagtttttttaacataGGCTTCCTTTCAGGACAGATGATTTACCTCCTAAACCAAATCAACAGCCATCAAATCCTCGCTTAGCTCCTAGAGCGAAGGCTGTTTGATGAAAGTTTTCCTTCAATTTATGCTCGTCGCTAGGGTCATTTTGACTCATAGGACATTACATTGAAATGAAGGGAGAAGTATTGAGTCATTCCTCTTAATTTTCATCGTTcacaaaattttggattggatAATGGTTCCTTATTTGTGAGCTCATTTCAACATCGGAAATCATCTATGTTGATTAATTTCTCTTCGTGGTGGGAAATGGTTCCccatttttctttgtaaatgtcatgaattttcttttatttctttctcgtttttttttttcttttaaaatccatatatgttttaattctCTCTCCAATATGTGAATTTGGTTTGGTACACTTCTAATGGATGTCAAATACAGTGGTCGGACATTTTTCAGAAATGGATATTGTACTCGGGTATCTTTCATGAATCAACTGGCTATGCTTAACCACCCCGCCCCACGcccccccccccaaaaaaaaaaaaacctagaTCTTCCACAAGTAGGGACTTCTgctatatatttgttttaactgTTCTCTTGTgaactaaaacaaataaattgtttattaattttcctTGTGTGTGAATGTAATAGCCTTGGGAGGTTGGTACGCAAAACAATTCTGCCTTTTTCTCCCAGACtcaagaagatgaaggttTGAATTACATGGTGCGAAACAATGGCGTTACCTATCAGAATGGTAACGCTTCAGTGCCTTGGTGGGAGAAGAGAAATGTTAATATTACAGAGAGCGACAATAATGAGTTGAAGACAGGCTCTTCCAGTGTATTCACTGCTGAGAAACCAGTTCAACGTACATGGGTTCCTCCTCAGCCTCCACCTGTTGCATTGCCAGAAGCAGCTGAAGCCATCCGACGTCCAAAACCAACTATCCAGAAAGAGCAGTTGACCGACGAGCAGTTAGCAACCCAACCAAATGTAACTGATGAGTTGCAAAAAGCCACCAAAGTTTCTGAAACTGGAGGAGCGATCGATTCTGAGAACTTGGGAGTGAGCTCAAGTGAGATACAAGTGGAAGAATACGGTTCTGGGGGACAATGATCACGCATGAACTGCAGGTATagttttatgaactttttccttctaaattCATAGAAATAGATGAAAGAATGCTATATATCATTTCCTAAAAATGTACTTATACTTTGTTGCTTGGTCAAAATAATATCCTGTCGTGTTTTCCATTTATAGAATAAAGTTACTACACAATGTACTTGATTGTACACTGAAGTTCTGTTTTGTCTTGTTTTCTTAAATCTTGTTCCATATCTGGATGTAGTAACTGGTGTTGAATCCCGGTCAAACTGTATTTCTATGTGGATTTCCTTGTTCTTTTCGTATCTGTGATCTTCGCAGCTGCACAAACTCTAAAAACCTGAAGACACTGATAGACTCTCTGGTTCCCAAGAGCCCTATACCCTTCATTGAATCGGAACCAACTACCTCTCTCGAATAATAGAAGGAAAGAGCTCAAACAGTTGAGCAGCTGTCGGCCTACAACTTCTCTTTAGATGTTTTAGGGCTCCATTCATCCATTTCTCTAACTTGGCTCGAAAAACATTTTATCCTTTCTTGTTGTCATGTAATACCGACACTCTGGTTTTTGATCCATTTGTGCGTTTTTTTTTGAAGCAAAAATCCAGCCATGGTGCTTCTTCTATGGAGCCAAGTTAAACCCAAATACTCTATGATATAGATCTTTCGAGGCGTGCCTAATCAACACGCCTTCGAAGTGTTAAAACTAGAGGCTAAGATCTCCCCCTACATACCAGCCAGTAGATTTCATCTTCTTGAAACTTTTACCCTTTTGACTCTGAGAGTAATGTAGATGGAGGGAGAAGGAATGGGATGATAGGGTCGAGCAAttaaagggaagaaaaaagacaTTGGAAGAGAAGGTATCTAAGACTTTAGTGGCTAGAATTTGGATGAAGAGGGCACCATGCAACAACAAAGGTAGCGAATATAGGGTTCATAGATTCAGGATCAGAAAGGAACATCCTGAAATGGAAGTAATGCAAGAGAGAAGTAATGCAAGAGAGTGAAAGTAGCTGAAGAAATTCAATTAGTGAAAACATCTTAGATGGTTCGATCTGGGAAACAGTTTACTATTGTCAATCTAATGATCCTTCCCCAAGAAAATCCAAGACCTTCACTTCACAAAAACAGGGAAACGTTGCTCCTAATCCTAATGATACTATGCGGCATAAAGTACCAAGACTTTAAAGTCCCAAGACTTTAAAGTCACATAAGGGTGATCGTAACAttttgctagcagatattatctgctttggcccgttacgtatcggcGTCAGCcacacggttttaaaatgcgtctacactagagagaggtttccattcctctctccaattgatatgagatctcatagtCTACTCCTCTTAggagcctagtgtcctcgctggcacaccgctcaatgTTTGTCTCTATACCATTATGGATGGTCGTTACGACGATGATACTCTTTGCCAAGTTTTTGATATCAATGAGATCTACTGTCCATTTGGATGTCCTCCCACGAAAAAATTTCATACCGTCTCAAGCTTGGAGCAAAGCGAAGGATATAAGCAAGGAGAGGAAGTAAGGGTTACACATAACCCATTTCGATTTGTGGTTAACTTCCTCTAGAGAAATTTCCTTTGCTGAGTATGAAATTGAAAGCTTAACATAGAAATAgctaatattataaataattttatttttgattcAACAGATGTAGTTTACCGGTAAAAATTGATTTCCCCTCGTAGTTTTAAACTACTATgattattgaaagaaaattaggaaTTTACTAGTTTAGTAGTTACACAGAAAGAAGAGTTGGGCAAAATTTGGATATGTTTTGgagaattttataatttgcTTTTGAATATTAGTAGCAAATGATCATTAAGTTCTCCCTCAATTTCTGGTTCCTGTCACATCCTCTTTAATAAAGTTACTTTCTTTGACCATCATTGGGCTTCAAAAACAGTCCCTAATTCCCGGATATGTGTATATGTGTGTATTTTATATTCGGAGTAATTATTTTCAAGGACAATTGCttttctaaaagaaatttgaatgacCTGCTTTGTTCAAATAGATGTCCAAAGTTAGTAGAGACCCTTAGTATTATTATCTATGTATGAGCATCACATAAATAAAGATTGAGGACATGATGAAGAAGTGATAGActactttttctatttattattattattatttttttgtatggAAATATGACATGCACATCCTAGTTCCCTTTGTTTCTATAAGAAAAGAGACCGACTTAAGATGTTATTAGGTGAGATTCAAATTCCTCCCTATGGTTTTAAACATTgtaaaagcaaaataaaatttagaatctgAAAAGTAGTCtgcaaagaaacttacaaTCTCTGTGTTCTCTGAAATCGTGTTCTCTGAAATCATTTAGATTAATACCCATCGATTCACAGATTCACATTTGAATAGAAAGTTAGGTAAgcattaaggaaaaaaaaaatttcttaaaaatttatcatgACTTAGattatagtttaaattttcttccaatGATTTGTTGgactaaaaaaattggatggataaattcaaaagaaaaagtttattaattgACCAAATTAAATATGCTAGTAttacaatataatatataataatgcgatatcaaaaagaaaaagaaccatTCTAATGTGGTGGGCTGGTTCTCTACATATAAAttcttttctcttattttaatctaatttattagaatattttctcttattatattttgtttctctacGTATCATTATAACTTtgaataaatacaaataaagaGAACAGAATCAATAATCATCCTAATTAAACAGATAATTATAACTTtgaataaatacaaataaagaGAACAGAATCAATAATCATCCTaattaaacagaaaaaaagacagaaaaaaagaagaagtgaAAAATTGATCAACCATTAACCTCAGAACCAAAAATCATCAGAAACTTGCACGGTCTCTTCTAATCTAAAGTTTCTTCAAATCTCGCAATCTGCCATGGAAGACAGAAATGAAACGCCTTGTATTTATTTCTTCCTTGTACGTAATTGTAATTTCCTTCTCAGTTCATATGATGCACTTAGTATTCATTATGACGGGAAATTATGAACATTTTCAGGATGAAGAAAGCAGGAGGATTTCTCCTAAAATAGAATCACTAATTCTCCACTCACCcgacctatatatatatatatatatatacacacacactcaaaagtgaaggaagaaaaacaataaccACAAATATACAATCTCGTGTAAATTCATGCTTGTAGTGTTCATACCTTCAGTTGTTTTGTGTGATCTCAACTGTTGTGTGTGAAAATTATGTGGATGTGATTATACTGTAAATTTTGTCTGAAATCGAGGAGGGGGCATTTAATCGAAAAGCAGTTGGTATTTAATCTAATTGGAAGACGAAAATTTAGGAACTATCAATCTGGAAGATGATACTCACGCCGCAATGATGTTAGTACTCAATTTGATGAAGTTGATTTGGAAGATAATTTACCGGTCCGCTCTCCGGTGTGCCTGACAAGAAGAATATGAACCGAATTCatacttcatttattttgaaaaggaGGACAGAAGAAGATGAGCGAATCAAATGCAGGAGGTAAGTGGAAAATTTATAGAGCCAATTGGAGAGAGTTATAACCACTTGTGTTCTAATGCTTACCAAATTACTTCACTAGCATCACAAGATttggagaagatgaagaaaatatattttttctaaaaagcAACAGAATTGAAGGAAACTACATTTTCgatgagaaaaagaatataaactTACAGAGAGGAGGACGAACCAAATTAAAAGCTGAATGCAAACGAAGctattttgtgttctttcaGAATAAAATTTGTGCGTTTCATCAATTCAACCACAAACAGATCCAAATCTGCGATTGGATGTAAATTCTAGATCGTTGTGTTCGCATCAGCCGCACTTATCTGTATGGGAAGAAGTAGGACCTCCTCTTTCCCGCTTCTTTCACCGCTCTGTAACGAGCGGTGTGCGAAGGAAAGGATGTGGATCCAGAATTCGAACTAGTAGATGATGTTACGCTTATGCCTGATCCACTACCTTCATTTACCTTCGATACATTTCCAGGTTGATCATTCTTCTTAATGCTCGTCTTCCTCATCATGACTGCATCTTCTCCTTCATTGTGTCGTCGACTGTAATTGTATAGCAGGTCCCTTAATTTCCATCTGTTGGATGATCCTGTAGAGATTCTTTTATTGCTCCTTCCAGGCGATGTTTTCTCTGTGTTTGGAGACCAGACGCAGTACGTTTCTGATGAAACGCTTCCAAGATTGTCCGCTTCAGACGAGGAGAGCGACGTCGTGTTACGCTCCTCTTCGTTCATCAACTTCCTCAACGGGGAACGGCGCACAGCTGGCTTCGTCTTCGGATTCTCCGATCCCGTGTCTACACGCGAAGCGTTATCTAGCAGTAAGTTCGTGTTGAATACCGGATAGACCGGCTTAATCTGGCCATTGTAGAAGATCTCATGAGCAGAGCTCGTAGACGCGTCTGGTTCCCTGCAAAGGACAGCAAACTCgaattcatcatcatcaccgCCATTTTCACCACAGTCATCAATCGTAACTCCTTCCGCTGATTCCCGCGCATGGCCAATGGACAAATTTTCTCGGAAACGGTAAACCGAACCCTGAGCCTCCCAGCCGTAATTATCATCATCTACAAACGGTTCTTCTCCAACTTCTCTAACTACTCTGGCCGCAATTTCAGCGAGGCTACTACTACCCGAAGAATAGCTGCTAAAAGTTGGAGAAAGCGATAGATACGTAGGACCTTTTTCAGCCTCCATCGCCTGAAAACTCACAATCGCGATTCTTACAGCTtcacagagagagagagagagagagagagagagagaaacagaaaaagcAAGCGGTGTGAAAATGGCGGAAAGTGAAGGAAACGAACGCTTTAAAGGAAGGTTTATAGGTGAAACTCAAAATGGAGAAGGCGGCAGAGCGTCTGAATAAAACGATTGAACGAACGAACGAACCTCTTTACAACTGACGCGCTTTAGTTACAACTGACGGAGACGGGCAGCTTGCCTTTATTCGAAGTAACACGTGTCGCTCCAAGCTTGTTCACACGTGCAACGGATATGGAGTCAACGCGCAGCGCCTTGCGCcctctttgaaatttgaacaaaattgCGGGCTTTAAAAGTGGACCGTGACGTTATCACATTGGCCCACTGGGCTGGGCCCacttaactttctttttttctttttctttttctttttctttttcttgctttgGAAATATCAAAAGAATAGACCAGCTTGTAACACCAAAATAAGAACTCCtctcattttaaatatattttttttaatggagaTTATTGACTTCatataatgaataatttaattcttttggtAAACAATTAGTTTAggtaaaaaaaggaaaataatgaTGGTTAATTATGAGGGTAAGGAAGGAATTGAAACCAAAATCTTCCACCATTTGTgattgtattattttattcgttaaggtttgttttaaattagtaCAAGTTAGACCctctcattattattattattattattattatttatattgacATTTGAAAGTATTATAAATTAAGATGCTTATTGTAATACCATATGAATAATGCAACATacagggaaaagaaaaatatattcatttgACCATAGAATTTCTAGTAATGTTAGGATAATTCCTAATTTGGTTGTTAGgagcataaaaaattaaacaagagAATCATTATCTAAAAACCCcctaatattttatcaaatttgtaaGCAAACACGTAAACCATATTCATTCCTAGGCTATAGATTAGCAAGAGCTTTCCCATTGAGCGATTCTGatctttattatatatatatatatatatatatatatatataggaagtGCTGAGAGGATGACTTGTGAAACAGATAGGGTTGACCAATCAAAGATGATGAAATAGGTGGTTTTCCTGTGCATATGGTGGCGCCCTTCATACTATTTTGTGAAGATTGTTCTAAAAGCTCTCATGCGCACAGCAAGATGCTAATAAAATGGCAAACCAAACTCCAAAACTAATGTACtgtaattaataaatcataaaatcatCGAAAAATGGATGCTCAAATGGGGCATTTACAAGTATACGTATAAACAGAGAGAAcacagagagaaagaaaagctGACTGTACAAGATATTGGGTGCTCAAATGGGGCAGTGAATAAGTAAGATCCTTCATCACAACCATGCTCCCCAGCCTGGAAACATGTGGCACAAACGATCGGGGTCGATAGCATCCTGTATAAGCTGTTGGACCTATTGTTTTGGGGGGGAGGGGGTCAAAGATATTACTATAGtgtcaaaatctaaaaaaggtGCAATAGAACAAGctttcttccttcaatctcATCATAAACGAACTTGGAATGTGAAGAAACACACTCTAAGTTCATGCATTGTGGatgaagaaaaataggaaGTTACCTGCCCATGCACACTTCTCATTTCGCCATCTTCATATCCATCTAGTTTTTGTTTGACTCGCAACAATGCACGTGCAGCATCTTTATTCCCTTCGTATTCATCTTCTGAGCCTTCTAGACTAGTCTCCAGGTCATCATCAGTTTCCTatcgagatatatatataggtaagCATCTGttcaataaacataaaaatgctGCACCATCCAATGATGAAATTGAGTAAAAGCTGTACCACTTTTGTTGAAGGTATTCTACACTGTACCCCTTTCAACTCTAATTGCTATcattttagattaataagGTCCTaaatgttggatgatggaagtcccacatcggctaatttagggaatgatcatgggtttataagtgaggaatactaactccattggtatgaggccttttggggaagcccaaagcaaagccatgagagcttatgctcaaagtggacaatatcataccattgtggagagtcgtgttcgtctaacatggtatcagagccatgccctaaacttagtcgtgccaatagattggtaaatcctcaaattctcaaatatcgaacaaagaactcctaaagaaaaaggagccaagcccctcctcgaaggcagtaaaaaatgactaagactccaaaggagtcaagcctcgattaaggggaggcgcactttgttcgaggggaggtgttggatgatggaagtcccacatcggctaatttagggaatgatcatgggtttataagtgaggaatactaactccattggtatgaggccttttggggaagcccaaagcaaagccatgagagcttatgctcaaagtggacaatatcataccattgtggagagtcgtgttcgtctaacactaAAATCTCTTAACCATTTGTCCAACATGAATTTGGGGAGTGTCTGCATCCCACACATATTTTACATTCTACAACAGTATCCTAAGGTCTAGCAATTCACATACTACCTTTTGACGCTGCAATG
This sequence is a window from Cucurbita pepo subsp. pepo cultivar mu-cu-16 chromosome LG04, ASM280686v2, whole genome shotgun sequence. Protein-coding genes within it:
- the LOC111793692 gene encoding uncharacterized protein LOC111793692 isoform X2 encodes the protein MEAEKGPTYLSLSPTFSSYSSGSSSLAEIAARVVREVGEEPFVDDDNYGWEAQGSVYRFRENLSIGHARESAEGVTIDDCGENGGDDDEFEFAVLCREPDASTSSAHEIFYNGQIKPVYPVFNTNLLLDNASRVDTGSENPKTKPAVRRSPLRKLMNEEERNTTSLSSSEADNLGSVSSETYCVWSPNTEKTSPGRSNKRISTGSSNRWKLRDLLYNYSRRHNEGEDAVMMRKTSIKKNDQPGNVSKAHRRADR
- the LOC111793692 gene encoding uncharacterized protein LOC111793692 isoform X1; protein product: MEAEKGPTYLSLSPTFSSYSSGSSSLAEIAARVVREVGEEPFVDDDNYGWEAQGSVYRFRENLSIGHARESAEGVTIDDCGENGGDDDEFEFAVLCREPDASTSSAHEIFYNGQIKPVYPVFNTNLLLDNASRVDTGSENPKTKPAVRRSPLRKLMNEEERNTTSLSSSEADNLGSVSSETYCVWSPNTEKTSPGRSNKRISTGSSNRWKLRDLLYNYSRRHNEGEDAVMMRKTSIKKNDQPGNVSKVNEGTPESGPVNYLPNQLHQIEY